From the genome of Mustela lutreola isolate mMusLut2 chromosome 16, mMusLut2.pri, whole genome shotgun sequence, one region includes:
- the C16H16orf95 gene encoding uncharacterized protein C16orf95 homolog isoform X3 yields the protein MGGPRERACLRARAGSCVLVRARAPLEGRSWTREGRLDCGHPPHDGHRSRVHGGPARVAAGTSGSPRVSVGLSARTAPRSGRESRPQTFGTEASPAQPSMCPVPSTVPRQPTCCECQARFGGFLPVPRVQAALPYWVPLSLRPRKQIQKMVRFYIPKTSEACPCLCHRFGGRLPMPRDQAVMPYWVPQILRPHKKVLKRPRSCKGIQATCSGFEVGIFSHCREHQRKCPS from the exons ATGGGCGGTCCCCGTGAGCGTGCGTGCCTGCGTGCTCGTGCAGGCTCGTGCGTGctcgtgcgcgcgcgcgcgccgctggaggggaggagctggACGCGTGAGGGGCGGCTGGACTGTGGTCACCCGCCTCACGATGGTCACCGCAGCCGCGTCCACGGCGGCCCGGCCCGCGTCGCGGCGGGCACTTCCGGGAGCCCTCGCGTGTCCGTTGGTCTGTCGGCACGCACGGCCCCGAGGTCAGGCAG GGAGAGCCGGCCGCAGACCTTCGGGACGGAGGCGAGCCCCGCACAGCCTTCG ATGTGTCCTGTCCCCAGCACTGTCCCTCGACAGCCCACCTGCTGTGAGTGCCAGGCCAGATTCGGGGGCTTCCTGCCGGTGCCCAGGGTCCAGGCGGCATTGCCTTACTGGGTCCCTTTGTCCTTGAGACCCCGAAAGCAG ATCCAAAAGATGGTCCGGTTTTATATCCCCAAAACCTCCGAGGCATGCCCCTGCTTATGCCACCGCTTTGGGGGCCGGCTCCCGATGCCTAGGGATCAGGCCGTGATGCCCTACTGGGTGCCCCAGATCCTGAGGCCTCACAAGAAG GTGTTGAAAAGGCCGCGGAGCTGTAAAGGCATCCAAG